One Halococcus agarilyticus genomic region harbors:
- a CDS encoding WD40/YVTN/BNR-like repeat-containing protein, translating to MWGLGADRNEPEWQVVETPFSNDLFEVVTTSRGPFAVGDGGIIAGDRGKGWAIITDDGPNVSQNQLRTLDVTDDGKRLWFAGSSGAIGCYDVETNRKYDYSYPNEMTSTWESIAVSGNTGSEKLLVANGSGEIMPCSVDGFTINWGVPEKPANKGSTMTGLAASPDGYGYGIDTSGNAFMTTRNDGWKDIGVIESQVKFYDIWAERNGRVYIAAGKGVLYRYDNSYRDWTPIGVAEKGALHAFDMYENQMVALGDGGLMYQRTDGGERWERLHTPTDDTLYDLALGDPDIAIGKGGLVLERPRGTTRAAGKSPDGDEYAGRGEVYDADPNAPRESASTASNRPSTAQQPRSEPVQPAAESPQPHASTPPRREPSRNPPQSRTAQPRQQSRESAPTQSRPQPRTEATDVTRSQNVSSRPENGDRSQKENQAKSRPQNPPAETANEQQN from the coding sequence ATGTGGGGACTCGGAGCCGACAGGAACGAGCCGGAGTGGCAGGTAGTCGAGACGCCCTTTTCGAACGACCTCTTCGAGGTCGTCACCACGTCCCGCGGTCCGTTCGCGGTGGGTGACGGCGGAATCATCGCGGGTGACCGTGGCAAAGGATGGGCGATCATTACCGACGACGGGCCGAACGTGAGTCAAAACCAGCTGCGGACGCTCGACGTGACCGACGACGGCAAGCGGCTGTGGTTCGCGGGGTCGAGCGGCGCGATCGGTTGCTACGACGTCGAGACCAACCGGAAGTACGACTACTCCTACCCCAACGAGATGACCAGCACGTGGGAGTCGATCGCCGTCAGCGGCAACACCGGTAGCGAGAAGCTACTGGTCGCCAACGGGTCGGGGGAGATCATGCCGTGCAGCGTCGATGGGTTCACGATCAACTGGGGCGTGCCCGAGAAACCCGCAAACAAGGGGTCGACCATGACAGGGCTGGCCGCCTCACCCGACGGCTACGGGTATGGTATCGACACCAGCGGCAACGCGTTCATGACAACCAGAAACGATGGTTGGAAGGACATCGGAGTGATCGAGTCACAGGTCAAGTTCTACGACATCTGGGCCGAGCGCAACGGCCGGGTGTACATCGCCGCCGGGAAAGGGGTGCTCTACCGCTACGACAACTCCTACCGCGACTGGACGCCGATCGGCGTCGCCGAGAAGGGCGCGCTCCACGCGTTCGACATGTACGAGAACCAGATGGTCGCGCTCGGCGACGGCGGCCTCATGTACCAGCGCACGGACGGCGGCGAACGGTGGGAGCGACTCCACACCCCCACCGACGACACCCTCTACGACCTCGCGCTCGGCGACCCCGACATCGCGATCGGGAAGGGCGGCCTCGTGCTCGAACGCCCGCGCGGGACGACGCGCGCGGCCGGCAAGAGCCCCGACGGCGACGAGTACGCAGGACGCGGCGAGGTGTACGACGCCGACCCGAACGCACCTCGCGAATCCGCGTCGACAGCGTCAAACCGACCCTCGACCGCACAGCAGCCCCGAAGCGAACCCGTGCAGCCGGCGGCCGAATCGCCGCAACCGCACGCGTCCACCCCACCACGACGAGAGCCGTCACGAAACCCGCCGCAGTCCCGCACCGCGCAGCCACGCCAGCAGTCCCGAGAGAGCGCGCCGACCCAGTCCAGACCGCAGCCCCGAACCGAAGCTACGGACGTGACACGGTCGCAAAACGTCTCCTCACGGCCCGAGAACGGAGATCGTTCGCAGAAGGAGAATCAAGCCAAGTCACGGCCGCAGAATCCGCCCGCGGAAACAGCGAACGAACAGCAAAACTGA
- a CDS encoding DJ-1/PfpI family protein, whose product MTTALFVVSEEGYWGEECIEPLTSLSDASVDVTVATPSGSPPEIDERSVDPDEVGEETAEHVMEVHENDDRLNDPIPVAAADADEYDAVVFPGGHGTEWDINQDRHARTLLADAVAGDDGTALVVCHAVGILAFTWGESEGRLVEGRDVTGFPNEWEEGIVDDHDRMPDGRKLPYWVEDEVRAAGGNWDAELDADTSVTVDGDLVTARGPGSSAAAAETLLDELGIEQPA is encoded by the coding sequence ATGACAACCGCACTGTTCGTCGTCAGCGAGGAGGGCTACTGGGGCGAGGAATGCATCGAGCCGCTCACGAGTCTCTCGGATGCGAGCGTCGACGTCACCGTGGCCACGCCGAGCGGATCGCCTCCGGAGATCGACGAGCGCTCGGTCGATCCCGACGAGGTGGGCGAGGAGACCGCCGAACACGTCATGGAGGTCCACGAGAACGACGACCGGCTGAACGACCCGATCCCGGTCGCGGCCGCCGACGCCGACGAGTACGACGCGGTGGTGTTCCCCGGCGGGCACGGAACCGAGTGGGACATCAATCAGGATCGTCACGCCCGCACGCTGCTGGCCGACGCGGTCGCCGGCGACGACGGCACGGCGCTCGTGGTCTGTCACGCCGTCGGCATCCTCGCGTTCACGTGGGGCGAGAGCGAGGGCCGGCTCGTCGAGGGCCGGGACGTCACCGGGTTCCCGAACGAGTGGGAGGAAGGTATTGTGGACGACCACGACAGGATGCCCGACGGCCGGAAACTTCCCTACTGGGTCGAGGACGAGGTCCGTGCAGCGGGCGGCAACTGGGATGCCGAACTCGACGCCGACACGAGCGTCACCGTCGACGGCGATCTCGTCACCGCCCGCGGACCTGGCTCGTCGGCCGCGGCCGCCGAAACGCTCCTCGACGAACTCGGCATCGAACAGCCCGCCTGA
- a CDS encoding ABC transporter ATP-binding protein — MSSDIPTSGDAPLLEVRGLKKHYPITEGVLKREVGRVKAVDGISFTVERGETVGLVGESGCGKSTAATSMLRLEDPTAGEVLFDGTDITAYDDAELKRFRRRAQMIFQDPTSSFDPRMSIGESVAEPLRVHGMRDRNRRRRIVENLLDRIGLSGEDFDRYPHEFSGGQKQRVALARALVVNPELIVADEPVSALDVSIQSTILSRMNEIQDEFGVGMLFISHDLGVVREVCDRVAVMYLGEIVEVAPTEELFENPAHPYTRALLASIPTPDPRDRADRVVLSGDVPSPSNPPSGCRFHTRCPEVIQPTDYEFEQENWRAVMDLRQHVDGQGIDLEAVREFVSMESENPDDETLKRAIREEFDVPPTLDSPSAERVLDDALDHVVRDDLAEARELLAEEFATVCERDPPELRETAVGHPASCHLHDEGYPEPRPAERIGDGAG; from the coding sequence ATGAGTAGCGACATACCGACGAGCGGCGACGCGCCGCTGCTCGAAGTCCGCGGGCTGAAGAAACACTACCCGATCACGGAGGGGGTTCTGAAGCGCGAGGTCGGCCGCGTGAAGGCGGTCGACGGGATCAGCTTCACCGTCGAGCGCGGCGAGACCGTTGGCCTGGTCGGCGAGTCCGGCTGTGGGAAGTCGACCGCCGCGACGAGCATGCTCCGCCTGGAGGATCCCACCGCGGGCGAGGTGCTGTTCGACGGCACCGACATCACCGCATACGACGACGCGGAGCTGAAGCGGTTCCGGCGGCGCGCCCAGATGATCTTCCAGGACCCGACCTCCAGCTTCGATCCCCGGATGAGCATCGGCGAGTCGGTCGCCGAACCGCTCCGCGTCCACGGGATGCGCGACCGCAACCGCCGACGGCGGATCGTCGAGAACCTGCTCGACCGGATCGGGCTGTCGGGCGAGGACTTCGATCGGTACCCCCACGAGTTCTCGGGCGGGCAGAAACAGCGCGTCGCGCTCGCGCGGGCGCTGGTGGTCAACCCCGAACTGATCGTGGCCGACGAGCCCGTGAGCGCGCTCGACGTCTCGATCCAGTCGACGATCCTCTCGCGGATGAACGAGATCCAAGACGAGTTCGGGGTCGGGATGCTGTTCATCTCGCACGACCTCGGCGTGGTGCGGGAGGTCTGCGATCGTGTCGCGGTGATGTATCTCGGCGAGATCGTGGAGGTCGCGCCGACCGAGGAGCTGTTCGAGAACCCCGCCCACCCCTACACCCGCGCGCTGCTCGCGTCGATCCCCACCCCGGACCCGCGCGATCGGGCGGATCGGGTAGTATTGAGCGGGGACGTCCCGAGCCCCTCGAACCCGCCGAGCGGCTGCCGGTTCCACACCCGGTGTCCCGAGGTGATCCAGCCCACGGACTACGAGTTCGAGCAGGAGAACTGGCGCGCGGTGATGGACCTGCGCCAGCACGTCGACGGCCAGGGGATCGACCTCGAAGCGGTTCGGGAGTTCGTCTCGATGGAATCCGAGAACCCGGACGACGAGACGCTGAAGCGCGCGATCCGCGAGGAGTTCGACGTGCCGCCGACGCTCGACAGCCCGAGCGCGGAGCGGGTGCTCGACGACGCGCTCGATCACGTGGTCCGCGACGACCTCGCCGAGGCGCGCGAGCTGCTCGCCGAGGAGTTCGCGACCGTCTGCGAGCGCGATCCACCCGAACTCCGTGAGACCGCGGTGGGCCATCCGGCGTCCTGTCACCTCCACGACGAGGGGTACCCGGAGCCACGGCCCGCCGAGCGGATCGGCGACGGAGCCGGGTGA